The genomic stretch GTGAGGGTTGTTATTGAGTTATCTGCGTGACGGCAAATTGTAAACAGCTGTTGAGCAGAGGGCAACCAATAGGCACAGAGGCTGTTTCAGGCTGCCTGAAACCCCGGTTTTCTTTGCTGCCCTATATTTGCAATGCAACGCAAAAAAGCCAGTAATTGCTAAGGGCAATCTGCTGGCTTGGAATCGGCCTATGGCTGATTTACTCGTCTTTGGCCTTAACGACTTTGCGGCCACGGTACATGCCGTTGGCGGAAATGTGGTGCGGGCGGTGTACTTCGCCGGTAGCGCTGTCTACAGACAGGGCGGGAGCAGTCAGCGCGTCGTGGGAGCGGTGCATGCCGCGGCGGGAGGGGGATTTCTTGTTTTGTTGAACAGCCATGTTGCGAACTCCTGAGGATAAACCTGAATAAAATAATTAACGACCACTTTTCAACGCCGCCAAAGCAGCAAACGGATTGGGGCGATCTTGATTGACGGCATCGAGCGTATCAGAATGGCAGCTTTCGTGGCAGGGTGCATACGGCAGCGCCATCAGAATCTGCTCTTCCACTAGCATGCCGACATCTAACTGCGCTTCTGGCAGCATGCCTTCGAGCTCTTCTTCGGCTGCCATGGCTTCATCCAGCGCTTCTTCGCTATCAAACAAAACGATATGCGCCTGTTCGTTTAAAGCAAAGGGCAACGGCTGCATGCAGCGTTGGCAAACCAGCGACAACTGCGCTGAAACCGATAAATCCAAATACAGGCGCTGCCGTTTATCGCAGCCGCCCCGTAAGGCAAAAGACACAGGCGTTTGCCGTTCGGCCAAAAACTCGTGCCGGCTCACGCGCTCATCCATCTCGCTTAGCCGGATTTCGCCGGCCAGATGCTGTGCCTGTTCGGCCAGCGCTTTCGGATCAATCAAAATAGGGTCTGACATAAACGCGTCATGATATAATCAGCCGCCTGAAACGTCAATATTTTAATACGGTTTATGAACACAGCTCCGCCGATTATCCTCGCTTCTTCTTCGCTGTTCAGACGGCAGCAGCTGGCCAAGCTTGGCCTGCAATTTGACACTGCCGCGCCTGATTGCGATGAAACGCCGCTGCCCGGAGAAACCCCCTGCCAAACTGCCCAACGCTTGGCCGAGGCCAAAGCCCGCGCGTTGGCTGTGCGTTTCCCGCGGCATTTGATTATCGGTGCCGACCAAGTGGCCTGCTGCAACGAGCGGCAGTTGGGCAAGCCGATGGACGTGGCGAAAGCACAACAAATGCTGGCTGAAACCGCTGGCCGAGAGCTGCATTTTTACAGCGCATTGTGTGTGCTCAATACGTTTTCAGGTAGCCTACACCGCCATGTGGATACCACCACGGTGAAGATGCGCCCGCTTACCGCGCAGCAAATCGCCCGTTATCTGGAGCGCGAACCGGATGCGGTTTATTGCGCAGGCGGCGCGAAAAGCGAAGGTTTGGGCGGGGCGCTGATTGAACGCATCGATAGCAGCGATCCCAATGCCCTCATCGGCCTGCCGATTTTCCGGTTGATTGATTTTTTGCAGGCCGAAGGGGTGGCGGTTTTGTGAGCTTGAGGCTGCCTGAAATTTCAGGTAGCTCCTTTAAAATGTTTTAATGACTCAAGAAGGCAAGTTATGTTTATCGTTTCCCTAAGCTATATCAAACCATTATCCGAAATTGAAGCTTGTCTGCCCGCCCACATCGAATATCTCGCCAGCCACTATGCTGCCGGCACGTTTTTGCTTTCCGGCTGCAAAGAGCCGCGCACCGGCGGCGTGATTATCATGCGTGCCGACAATCGGGCACAGGCCGAGGCTGTGATTGCCGAAGACCCGTTTTACCAAGCCAAACTGGCTGAATACCAAATCACCCAATTTATCCCCACCAAAACCGCCGCCGATTTGGATGCCTACCGTGAAACGCTTTGATACGGCATAGGTTACCTGAAAGTGAAGCTTCAACGAAGTTAAAATGAGTGAGGCGAGTTTCTCCGAAGCTAAAACGCACCAGCAAGTTTCCGAATAGTGAGAGATAGCCCACCAAATTTTCAGGTAGCCTTTTCTAAGCCAGCAACAAAACTATGCAACCCACTTTATTCCTTATCCCCACTCCGCTAGGCAGCCCAGATACCCCCTGCCTTCTGCCGCACGAGCAAAAGCTGCTGGCCGGCCTCACCGACTTTGTGGTTGAAGGCGAGAAAACTGCCCGCGCCTGCCTGCGCCATTTCGACTTGAATGCCCCGCTGCAAGAGCTTAGCCTGCGCACGTTAAACAAGCA from Eikenella exigua encodes the following:
- the rpmF gene encoding 50S ribosomal protein L32 → MAVQQNKKSPSRRGMHRSHDALTAPALSVDSATGEVHRPHHISANGMYRGRKVVKAKDE
- a CDS encoding YceD family protein, with the protein product MSDPILIDPKALAEQAQHLAGEIRLSEMDERVSRHEFLAERQTPVSFALRGGCDKRQRLYLDLSVSAQLSLVCQRCMQPLPFALNEQAHIVLFDSEEALDEAMAAEEELEGMLPEAQLDVGMLVEEQILMALPYAPCHESCHSDTLDAVNQDRPNPFAALAALKSGR
- a CDS encoding Maf family protein translates to MNTAPPIILASSSLFRRQQLAKLGLQFDTAAPDCDETPLPGETPCQTAQRLAEAKARALAVRFPRHLIIGADQVACCNERQLGKPMDVAKAQQMLAETAGRELHFYSALCVLNTFSGSLHRHVDTTTVKMRPLTAQQIARYLEREPDAVYCAGGAKSEGLGGALIERIDSSDPNALIGLPIFRLIDFLQAEGVAVL
- a CDS encoding YciI family protein produces the protein MFIVSLSYIKPLSEIEACLPAHIEYLASHYAAGTFLLSGCKEPRTGGVIIMRADNRAQAEAVIAEDPFYQAKLAEYQITQFIPTKTAADLDAYRETL